Proteins from a genomic interval of Maylandia zebra isolate NMK-2024a linkage group LG15, Mzebra_GT3a, whole genome shotgun sequence:
- the pla2g7 gene encoding platelet-activating factor acetylhydrolase isoform X2, with the protein MGSSCSNHLGIPPGNGPNAVGCTDFMMDHTAEGTFFRLYYPCQEMESAGKPDWVPYKEYFNGLADFMKMNRALSERIFNYLFGSFKIPAYLDAPFKSNEKCPVIIFSHGLGAFRTLYSAICAEMASQGFIVASVEHRDQSASATYYFCEKPESERSNASLTKSSGATQQNLVKEWMYYRALQHGESEFPLRNKQVKQRADECILALDKLTEINSGISVQNVLETHFDWSTLKNSMDLCRIAVMGHSFGGATVIEALCKEVKFKCGVALDSWMTPLDDEIFPRVKQPIFFINSEKFQWAGNISRMKKLDSAVIQRKMITIRGTVHQSFPDFTFLTGNWIGKLMKLKGEIDPELAIDLCNKATLAFLQRHLGLEKNFNQWDPLINGEDENLIPGTNVNLLQSAI; encoded by the exons ATGGGCAGCAGCTGCAGTAACCACCTCGGGATCCCTCCAGGCAACGGCCCAAACGCTGTGGGCTGCACTGACTTCATGATGGACCACACTGCAGAG GGCACCTTCTTCCGGCTGTACTATCCCTGTCAGGAGATGGAAAGTGCAGGGAAGCCTGACTGGGTCCCATACAAGGAGTACTTTAATGGTTTGGCTGACttcatgaaaatgaacaggGCCCTCAGTGAAAGGATCTTCAACTACCTCTTTG GGTCCTTCAAGATCCCAGCCTATTTGGATGCTCCATTTAAATCGAATGAAAAATGTCCCGTGATCATCTTCTCCCACGGCTTGGGAGCCTTTAG GACCTTGTATTCAGCGATATGTGCAGAAATGGCCTCTCAGGGCTTCATCGTGGCATCAGTGGAACACAG AGACCAGTCGGCGTCAGCTACGTATTATTTTTGTGAGAAGCCAGAGTCAGAAAGGTCAAATGCAAGTTTGACAAAATCATCCGGTGCCACCCAACAGAACTTGGTAAAGGAGTGGATGTACTACAGAGCTCTGCAGCACGGAGAGAGCGAATTCCCCCTCAGAAACAAACAA GTGAAACAAAGAGCAGATGAATGCATTCTGGCTCTGGATAAACTCACTGAAATCAACTCAGGAATCTCAGTGCAGAATGTTCTGGAGACGCACTTTGACTGGTCAACGCTGAAG AACTCCATGGACCTGTGCAGGATAGCAGTGATGGGCCATTCGTTTGGAGGAGCAACAGTCATAGAGGCTCTGTGTAAAGAGGTTAAATTCAA GTGTGGAGTAGCGCTAGACTCCTGGATGACTCCTTTAGACGATGAGATCTTTCCTCGGGTGAAGCAGCCAATCTTTTTCATCAACTCAGAGAAGTTCCAGTGGGCGGGAAACATCAGCCGCATGAAGAAGCTCGACTCGGCCGTCATACAGAGGAAAATGATCACCATCAG AGGTACAGTCCACCAGAGTTTCCCAGACTTCACCTTTCTCACAGGCAACTGGATTGGGAAGCTGATGAAACTCAAAGGAGAGATCGACCCAGAGCTCGCCATAGACCTGTGCAATAAAGCAACACTAGCGTTTCTGCAACGCCATCTCG GCCTGGAGAAGAACTTTAACCAGTGGGACCCTCTGATCAACGGAGAAGATGAAAACCTCATCCCAGGAACTAATGTCAACTTGCTTCAGTCCGCCATCTGA
- the prkrip1 gene encoding PRKR-interacting protein 1 homolog, with protein sequence MAAPTQKNNKPGKPGGKEAQPLIIAKTPAEEQRLKLEKLMRNPDKLAPIPDRPKEWNPRAPPEFVRDVMGSSAGAGSGEFHVYRHLRRREYQRQDFLDKISEKQTKDEEYLEKLERNKEAAEERTAKRRKKREKMKQKKLLAKKAKRETKSKKEGDDKSSESEEDDESKDEDEEDEREAEDDAEAPSFIMGKK encoded by the coding sequence ATGGCGGCGCCCACGCAGAAGAATAACAAACCGGGGAAACCTGGAGGGAAAGAGGCTCAGCCTCTCATTATCGCCAAAACACCGGCGGAGGAACAGCGTCTGAAACTGGAGAAGTTGATGCGAAACCCAGATAAGCTCGCGCCGATCCCGGACCGACCCAAAGAATGGAACCCGCGAGCCCCGCCGGAGTTCGTCCGGGACGTGATGGGCTCCAGCGCGGGTGCAGGCAGCGGAGAGTTCCACGTTTATCGCCACCTCCGCCGCAGAGAGTACCAGAGACAGGACTTTCTGGACAAGATATCAGAGAAGCAAACTAAGGACGAGGAGTACCTGGAAAAACTGGAGCGGAACAAAGAGGCCGCCGAAGAGAGGACAGCGAAGCGGCGGAAGAAGCGAGAGAAGATGAAGCAGAAGAAGCTCCTGGCGAAGAAAGCTAAACGTGAAACTAAAAGCAAGAAGGAGGGAGACGACAAGAGCTCCGAGAGCGAGGAGGACGACGAAAGCAAGGATGAAGACGAGGAAGACGAAAGAGAAGCTGAGGATGACGCAGAAGCGCCCAGCTTCATCATGGGGAAGAAATGA
- the ints9 gene encoding integrator complex subunit 9 yields MKLYCLSGHPTLPCNVLKFKSTTIMLDCGLDTTSVLNFLPLPLVHSPRLSKLPGWVSKDGTINLEKELKECAGRVFVDAQPEFCLPERELLDLSTIDVILISNYHCMMALPYITEHTGFTGTVYATEPTLQIGRLLMEELVNFMERVPKAQSATSWKNKEIQRMLPGPLKDAVDVWMWKRCYSMQEVNSALSKVQLVGYSQKVELFGAVQVSPLSSGYSLGSSNWIIQSHHEKVSYVSGSSLLTTHPQPMDQSSLKNSDVLILTGLTQMPTANPDGMLGEFCSNLAMTIRAGGNVLVPCYSSGVIYDLLECLYQFIESANLGTTPFYFISPIANSSLEFSQIFAEWLCHNKQTKVYLPEPPFPHAELIQTNKLKHYPSIHGDFSSEFRQPCVVFTGHPSLRFGDVVHFMELWGKSSLNTIIFTEPDFSYLDALAPYQPLAMKCVYCPIDTRLNFHQVSKLLKEVQPLHVVCPEQYTQPPLTQSHRSDLMLELQPPPMPYRRCSVLNLPFRRRYERIYILPELANSLVPSEIKPGVSVATVSALLHSKDNKHTLQSVPKPPPMPPSKKRKRVIEEPPVALAPKPMLSGAVALEAFLATLQKHGITEVKVEETADGHILHLQAEDTLIQLEEDGTHIVCDSEPLRTTLRDLVLRFLQKL; encoded by the exons ATGAAATTG TACTGTCTGTCGGGTCATCCTACATTGCCCTGCAATGTCCTCAAGTTCAAGTCCACCACTATCATGTTGGACTGTGGATTGGACACCACCTCTGTCCTCAACTTCCTGCCCCTGCCTTTGGTGCACAG TCCAAGACTTTCCAAGCTCCCTGGTTGGGTCTCTAAGGATGGAACAATAAATTTGGAAAAG GAGCTGAAGGAGTGCGCAGGGAGGGTGTTTGTTGACGCACAGCCAGAGTTCTGTCTCCCTGAG AGAGAACTGTTGGACCTGTCCACCATCGATGTCATCCTAATCTCAAACTACCACTGCATGATGGCCCTGCCTTACATCACAGAGCACACCGGCTTCACTGGGACAGTGTACGCCACGGAGCCCACGCTGCAGATTGGCAG GCTGCTGATGGAGGAGCTGGTGAACTTCATGGAGAGAGTTCCTAAAGCCCAGTCTGCCACGTCCTGGAAGAACAAGGAGATACAAAG GATGCTCCCGGGGCCGCTGAAGGATGCAGTTGATGTGTGGATGTGGAAGCGATGCTACAGCATGCAGGAGGTTAACTCTGCACTCAGCAAAGTGCAGCTTGTGGGTTATTCACAGAAAGTG GAGTTGTTTGGAGCTGTACAAGTCTCCCCTTTAAGCTCCGGCTACTCGCTGGGGAGCTCCAACTGGATCATCCAGTCTCACCATGAGAAGGTGTCCTATGTGTCTGGCTCATCTCTACTCACCACACATCCTCAG CCCATGGACCAGAGTTCCCTAAAGAATAGTGACGTCCTCATTCTGACAGGCCTCACTCAGATGCCTACTGCCAACCCAGACGGCATGCTGGGAGAGTTCTGCAGTAACTTGG CCATGACCATCCGGGCAGGAGGAAATGTGCTGGTGCCGTGCTACTCCTCGGGAGTGATCTACGACCTGCTCGAGTGTTTGTACCAGTTCATAGAGAGCGCCAACCTGGGGACCACGCCCTTCTACTTCATCTCACCCATAGCCAACAGCTCGCTGGAGTTCTCTCAGATCTTCGCCGAGTG GCTTTGTcacaacaagcaaacaaaggTTTATCTCCCAGAGCCGCCTTTCCCACACGCAGAG CTCATCCAAACCAACAAGCTGAAGCACTACCCCAGCATTCACGGAGACTTCAGCAGCGAGTTCCGTCAGCCCTGCGTGGTTTTCACCGGTCACCCCTCTCTGCGCTTCGGGGACGTCGTTCACTTCATGGAGCTCTGGGGCAAATCCAGCCTTAACACCATCATCTTTACTG AGCCGGACTTCTCCTACCTGGATGCCCTGGCTCCGTACCAGCCGTTAGCCATGAAGTGCGTTTACTGTCCCATTGACACACGGCTCAACTTCCACCAAGTATCAAAGCTGCTCAAGGAAGTCCAG CCTCTCCACGTGGTGTGTCCCGAGCAGTACACCCAGCCTCCTCTGACCCAGTCCCACCGCTCCGACCTGATGTTGGAGCTGCAGCCTCCTCCTATGCCCTACAGACGCTGCTCTGTTCTCAACCTGCCCTTCAGACGCCGCTACGAACGCATCTACATCCTGCCTGAG CTGGCCAACTCCCTGGTGCCCTCTGAGATCAAACCCGGCGTCTCTGTGGCGACCGTGTCTGCGTTGCTGCACTCAAAGGACAACAAGCACACGTTACAG TCGGTGCCCAAACCCCCTCCCATGCCCCCCAGCAAGAAGAGGAAGCGGGTGATTGAGGAACCCCCCGTAGCGTTGGCCCCTAAACCCATGCTGAGTGGAGCTGTGGCCCTGGAGGCTTTTCTGGCCACTTTGCAGAAG CACGGGATCACAGAAGTTAAAGTGGAGGAAACTGCAGACGGGCACATCCTGCACCTGCAGGCGGAGGACACGCTCATTCAGCTGGAGGAGGACGGGACGCATATCGTCTGTGACAGTGAGCCACTGAGGACCACGCTCAGGGACCTGGTGCTGCGCTTCCTGCAGAAACTCTGA
- the glrx5 gene encoding glutaredoxin-related protein 5, mitochondrial, producing MNSLFRSAARCLRSGPAVYLPRQTDGRSQWASVRLLCSAADLQKDLGEMVKKDKVVVFMKGTPAQPMCGFSNAVVQILRMHGVDNYAAYNVLEDQDLRQGVKDFSNWPTIPQVYFNGEFVGGCDIFLQMHQNGDLVEELKKLGIRSAVLDAEKESK from the exons ATGAACAGTTTATTCCGATCCGCTGCTCGGTGTCTCCGCTCGGGTCCGGCTGTCTACCTGCCCAGACAAACCGACGGCCGCTCGCAGTGGGCCTCAGTCCGGCTCCTGTGCTCGGCGGCGGATCTCCAGAAAGACCTCGGTGAGATGGTGAAGAAGGACAAAGTGGTGGTGTTTATGAAAGGCACGCCGGCGCAGCCCATGTGCGGCTTCAGTAACGCTGTGGTTCAGATCCTCCGGATGCACGGCGTGGACAACTACGCAGCGTACAACGTGTTGGAGGACCAGGACCTCAGACAAG GAGTCAAAGACTTCTCCAACTGGCCCACGATCCCTCAGGTGTACTTCAATGGCGAGTTTGTGGGAGGCTGCGACATCTTTCTGCAGATGCACCAGAACGGAGACCTggtggaggagctgaagaagctggGCATCCGCTCTGCAGTGCTGGACGCAGAGAAAGAGTCCAAGTAA
- the LOC101468145 gene encoding high choriolytic enzyme 1 gives MSPSVSLLLLLGLSQAHPLMEERGGGEGQVEEDHTVDITTRILTANNGSNEILLEGDILLPKSRNAIKCQSYQSCLWQKDNNGLVTVPFTISSEYSSGERQLIRNALQSFHSQTCVRFVDRKDQNDYISIESQNGCFSPLGRQGGKQVLSLNRQGCVYFGVIQHEVNHALGFQHEQTRSDRDYYVRINWENIDPQTAYNFDKQDTNNLNTPYDYSSIMHYERTAFSINGRETISPIPNRNVQIGQRQGMSYWDIRRINLLYGC, from the coding sequence ATGAGTCCCTCTGTCAGCCTGCTGCTCCTGCTCGGCCTCTCTCAGGCTCATCCTCTCATggaggaaagaggaggaggagagggccaGGTGGAGGAAGACCACACCGTCGATATCACCACCAGGATTCTGACCGCAAACAATGGCAGCAACGAGATCCTGCTGGAAGGAGACATCCTGCTTCCAAAAAGCAGAAATGCCATTAAATGCCAGAGTTACCAGAGCTGCCTGTGGCAGAAAGACAACAACGGCCTGGTGACGGTTCCCTTCACCATCAGCAGTGAGTACAGCAGCGGGGAAAGGCAGCTGATCAGAAATGCCTTGCAGTCCTTCCACAGCCAGACCTGTGTCCGCTTTGTCGACCGTAAGGACCAGAACGACTACATCAGCATCGAGAGCCAGAACGGATGCTTCTCTCCTCTGGGCAGACAGGGAGGGAAGCAGGTTCTGTCTCTCAACAGGCAGGGCTGCGTCTACTTTGGCGTCATCCAGCACGAGGTCAACCACGCTCTGGGCTTCCAGCACGAGCAGACCAGGAGCGACCGCGACTACTACGTCAGGATCAACTGGGAGAACATCGACCCACAGACGGCCTACAACTTCGACAAGCAGGACACCAACAACCTCAACACTCCCTACGACTACTCCTCCATAATGCACTATGAAAGAACAGCCTTCTCCATCAATGGCAGGGAAACCATCTCCCCCATCCCCAACCGCAACGTCCAGATTGGCCAGAGGCAGGGCATGTCCTACTGGGACATCAGGAGGATCAACCTGCTGTACGGCTGCTGA
- the pla2g7 gene encoding platelet-activating factor acetylhydrolase isoform X1: MFSYGGFVQLGVKRFNAWARTDHRRSALSFFTMGSSCSNHLGIPPGNGPNAVGCTDFMMDHTAEGTFFRLYYPCQEMESAGKPDWVPYKEYFNGLADFMKMNRALSERIFNYLFGSFKIPAYLDAPFKSNEKCPVIIFSHGLGAFRTLYSAICAEMASQGFIVASVEHRDQSASATYYFCEKPESERSNASLTKSSGATQQNLVKEWMYYRALQHGESEFPLRNKQVKQRADECILALDKLTEINSGISVQNVLETHFDWSTLKNSMDLCRIAVMGHSFGGATVIEALCKEVKFKCGVALDSWMTPLDDEIFPRVKQPIFFINSEKFQWAGNISRMKKLDSAVIQRKMITIRGTVHQSFPDFTFLTGNWIGKLMKLKGEIDPELAIDLCNKATLAFLQRHLGLEKNFNQWDPLINGEDENLIPGTNVNLLQSAI; this comes from the exons ATGTTTTCTTATGGAGGGTTTGTTCAGTTAGGAGTCAAGAGATTTAACGCGTGGGCGAGGACAG ACCACAGGAGGTCCGCGCTCAGTTTCTTCACCATGGGCAGCAGCTGCAGTAACCACCTCGGGATCCCTCCAGGCAACGGCCCAAACGCTGTGGGCTGCACTGACTTCATGATGGACCACACTGCAGAG GGCACCTTCTTCCGGCTGTACTATCCCTGTCAGGAGATGGAAAGTGCAGGGAAGCCTGACTGGGTCCCATACAAGGAGTACTTTAATGGTTTGGCTGACttcatgaaaatgaacaggGCCCTCAGTGAAAGGATCTTCAACTACCTCTTTG GGTCCTTCAAGATCCCAGCCTATTTGGATGCTCCATTTAAATCGAATGAAAAATGTCCCGTGATCATCTTCTCCCACGGCTTGGGAGCCTTTAG GACCTTGTATTCAGCGATATGTGCAGAAATGGCCTCTCAGGGCTTCATCGTGGCATCAGTGGAACACAG AGACCAGTCGGCGTCAGCTACGTATTATTTTTGTGAGAAGCCAGAGTCAGAAAGGTCAAATGCAAGTTTGACAAAATCATCCGGTGCCACCCAACAGAACTTGGTAAAGGAGTGGATGTACTACAGAGCTCTGCAGCACGGAGAGAGCGAATTCCCCCTCAGAAACAAACAA GTGAAACAAAGAGCAGATGAATGCATTCTGGCTCTGGATAAACTCACTGAAATCAACTCAGGAATCTCAGTGCAGAATGTTCTGGAGACGCACTTTGACTGGTCAACGCTGAAG AACTCCATGGACCTGTGCAGGATAGCAGTGATGGGCCATTCGTTTGGAGGAGCAACAGTCATAGAGGCTCTGTGTAAAGAGGTTAAATTCAA GTGTGGAGTAGCGCTAGACTCCTGGATGACTCCTTTAGACGATGAGATCTTTCCTCGGGTGAAGCAGCCAATCTTTTTCATCAACTCAGAGAAGTTCCAGTGGGCGGGAAACATCAGCCGCATGAAGAAGCTCGACTCGGCCGTCATACAGAGGAAAATGATCACCATCAG AGGTACAGTCCACCAGAGTTTCCCAGACTTCACCTTTCTCACAGGCAACTGGATTGGGAAGCTGATGAAACTCAAAGGAGAGATCGACCCAGAGCTCGCCATAGACCTGTGCAATAAAGCAACACTAGCGTTTCTGCAACGCCATCTCG GCCTGGAGAAGAACTTTAACCAGTGGGACCCTCTGATCAACGGAGAAGATGAAAACCTCATCCCAGGAACTAATGTCAACTTGCTTCAGTCCGCCATCTGA